One Helianthus annuus cultivar XRQ/B chromosome 7, HanXRQr2.0-SUNRISE, whole genome shotgun sequence genomic region harbors:
- the LOC110866470 gene encoding uncharacterized protein LOC110866470, with the protein MPPRQDTQPQTNEEVAALVAQQMAAVLPNVVTQIHQIYNNNSQCNFKTFNSAKPLKFYGSEGATVLLQWFESIESTFRHVQCPNEQKVDFALSVFQRRALTWWNGIMRDRGAEVAMELTWEEFKDLMKKEFCPRSEIHALENEFYYLKQDSGENRAYTDRFEQLSLLCPIMVTPLDRAIEKYIDGLPDPVQDIVTGSQPATLREAKELAVIFTDSQVRKGKLSGQGDKKQDTESVTETLRRSNIESSKNSKKRKASKNFAIPVPAPLNSVPFKGFYRGKQPWCNHCNYHHASKSPCRQCTLCGLFGYLAVTCRIQNQAAPTQTRPRACFNCGDLNHFKRNYPKLANANGRAFNINEAQANDQALMII; encoded by the coding sequence ATGCCTCCTCGACAAGATACACAACCTCAAACCAATGaagaagtcgcagcccttgtcgCTCAGCAAATGGCTGCAGTGCTTCCAAACGTGGTAACCCAAATTCATCAGATATACAACAACAACTCCCAGTGTAATTTCAAGACCTTTAATTCAGCCAAACCGCTAAAATTTTATGGGTCTGAAGGAGCAACCGTACTCTTACAATGGTTTGAAAGTATAGAAAGCACATtccgccatgttcagtgtcccaATGAGCAAAAGGTAGATTTCGCTTTGAGTGTCTTTCAAAGGAGAGCACTCActtggtggaatggtattatgagGGACCGAGGTGCCGAGGTAGCAATGGAACTGACGTGGGAAGAATTTAAAGAtcttatgaagaaagaattctGCCCACGAAGCGAAATCCATGCACTGGAAAATGAGTTCTATTATTTGAAACAGGATAGTGGGGAAAATCGTGCCTATACTGACCGATTTGAACAGTTAAGCCTACTTTGCCCCATTATGGTCACACCGTTGGATCGAGCCATTGAGAAATACATCGATGGTTTACCTGACCCTGTCCAAGACATCGTCACTGGCAGCCAACCTGCAACGCTCAGGGAGGCTAAGGAATTAGCTGTTATCTTTACTGATTCACAGGTTAGAAAAGGTAAGTTATCTGGACAAGGAGATAAGAAACAAGACACCGAATCTGTTACCGAAACTTTGAGAAGATCAAATATCGAATCTTCTAAAAATTCTAAGAAGCGCAAGGCTTCGAAGAATTTTGCAATTCCCGTACCTGCTCCACTGAACTCAGTACCCTTTAAGGGATTTTATCGTGGGAAGCAACCTTGGTGCAATCATTGCAATTATCATCATGCATCAAAATCCCCTTGTCGCCAGTGTACACTTTGTGGTTTGTTTGGATATCTAGCTGTGACCTGTCGTATCCAAAATCAAGCAGCCCCTACTCAGACTCGCCCAAgagcatgtttcaattgtggtgacttaaatcatttcaagcgaaactacCCCAAGCTTGCCAATGCTAATGGACGAgcattcaacatcaatgaggctcAAGCTAATGATCAAGCGCTTATGATCATTTAA